CCTGAGAAAGTTACCGATGTTGACtctgaacgtatatatacgtcctaaGGAAGTTATCGGTGTTGACTATGAACGTGTATACGCGTTCTGCGAAAGCTATCGATGTTGACTATGAACGTGTATATGCATCTTGAGAAAGCTATCAGTCTGGACTATGAACGTATACATGCGCCCTGAAAAAGTTACCGGCGTTGACTATGGACGTACATATGCGTCCTGAGAATATTGGCGGTGTTGACTATGGACGTATATATGCGCCCTGAGAAAGTTACCGGTGTTGACTATGAACGTATATATGCGTCCTGAGAAAGTTACCGGTGTTGACTATGAACGTATATATGCGCCCTGAGAAAGCTATCGATGTTGACTATGAACGTGTATATACGTCCTGAGAAAGCTATCGGTGTGGACTATAAATGCATATGTGCTCGAAAATAACTTTCTGATATTATTTCATTCGGTGTGAAAGGATTATAATTAGAACGTAGTTGCACCTTGTAGATTCGATCGACAAAGTTCGCATTAGTAACGAAATATTCTATCCCCAGCAATCGGAACCACTGGACCCGTGAAGTTTACACTTTGACCGCAAATGTTCAGTACGCAAAAGGTTAAAAAGGTTATTTCGCTGTTAGTCGGAATTTCATATaggctgttcggaaagtcatttcgttttttttttttggtaaaaatgaaacacgatttttttatgtgtataaacattttattaaattatatattccccattttggaaaacgaaattactctccgaacaacccaatattataaaCCAACGACTGGTAGCATTGAAGTCGCGAAAACGCATTTTACAGGACCGGAAGATGATCTCTTACATCTCGAACGTCCTTTGGAAACACTCTTTTACCTCCCTACAGTAGATCTTCCCAAGGcacgaacaatttttcgttacCGAATTTTCTAACAATTTCAAAGACCAGAGAAtcgaaaattctgaaaattcaaGATTCTGTACGCATAAAGTTACGTACAATCTCAACAAAGAGAAAAATGTGTGCCCACAGAGGATTAAGTATAAAATAAcagttattatataataatagtagACATCCGTAGAAACGTGGATCGCGTACGACAGTTTTTGTATTTACTCCTCGAGTAGgtcaaaaatgtagaaaatacaccgttgaataattatttattcaatcCAGGAAGAACCTTTTTTCGACCGAAACTCGATCTAACAACCCGGTGTAAACATCGAGGACATTTCGTCGAGTGTATCAAATAATCGTAGAATCTTTTCGGTTCTTTTCGTGTAGAATTTCACGAGGGCCCGACATTGCGCGAGATAACCAGCTAAATCGCGTTCAGACGATCGAATCGTGTGTGTTTCGTACGCGAAACCGGCCGCGAGCCGTGCGTCAAATTTTTTctcccgtttcattgttccgtggcaataatttttgtttcggtGTCAATGGTCAGTAATCTGCCATTTTTCATCGCGGCGTTTCATTGAATTCTTCCGTTCCGTGGAATACCATTCGATTTTCAATATGTACatacgtttcgttgtttctcgtttGTAAGGGATCGCGACCGGTTCCCCGTGGGATTGCACGTTACGCGAAGGAGAACGACAAGAGAACACATGCATCCGtcgattcgaaataataaaGGTTCGAAGTGATCGCGTGaactcgtcgatcgattcgcagGTTCTCTTCGATACAGGCTCGCGTGTCGCAAACGTTAACGGTTTAAATCTTGTTCTTTGTCCACTTTTTCCACCGTGCTCGTTCGTTCGACTAAAATATGATATCGCCTCGTTGGCCGACGCCACGGCGGATGAAGGCTCGCGTTCCATGACGTATCCCTCGTTGCACGCCACGCTCGCCGATCGTCGAACGCAACCGGTTCGCTCGTGAACattcaaagaatttttcatcgttGCATCAGGTAATGTccgaaattgttgaaaatttccGAGCGATACGCTCGAACGTACACGCGTAGGTTAGAAACGCGTGAAACGACACCCGATGTAGCGGCTACGTTCGTTCCGTACGTGTAAACGACGATTAGCGAGATTCTCGTTAAGAGTTACTTATTTCGTTTTAGTCGGATAGATGATACGATATTGCGTCGACGCTCGAGGAGCTGACATTACGCCGAGAAAGAGAGGTAAACGTTGAAGTTGCAACTGGAGAACGAAAATTACGGACTTCCGTGAGAAGTTGCAACCACGGATAATGATATCAGGTTATCCGATAAGTGATgcgaatatttttctacttacgagaagaacggaacgaaacaatttattcgCGATTGCTCGTTTTCCCCCTTCCTTGATTCGCTTACTCGTCTTTGTGAAAATTCACTTTGACGGTATCTTCTGTACCTTTTGTATAGGAAACAATTTGGGCGAAAAATTGagggcttttttttttttttttaatttttcctttgCGAAACTGTAACTGGAGCGGAAGATTAATAGACACTGACCTTGCGTAATATagtttaatcgcgcgagtcttcgACGTGAAACGATCGCAGTACGCGGTGCACTTGTATTGTGCGGAGTCGAGAAGATGACCTCTGGAAGGAATTGCGAATCGTGTCGGGTCAGACGTTTCGATCGAGCTCTAAAAACCGAGCAAACATTGCTCGACGTTGCCCACATTATTCTTACGCACGGTACCCTAGATTCCTCTTCGTCCAGGAGTCATCTTACCAGGTCCGAACTATACATAGTTGACACTGGAAGCTGGAACGTTCAGCAATGGAAGAATTAACGAGATACGTATTATTTCACCGAAATAATTCTCAGTCGTTGTTTTTCTTGATTAAAAACACAACGAGAATAAAAATCTACCCCGACGAACAGAAAACAAGATCATGGATGTAGATTTGAAAGTATAGTTCGCTAGAAAGTATAGAAAACATAGTTTCGAAAGTAGTTAAGAAATGTTGACGCGGTACCTTCCTAGAAAATTGGTAGCCAAATGGAAAACTGTTGCAGAAAACGAGGAAATACGTAACGATAATTAACGATTGTAAATAAACgatctcgtttcgttcttctcgaCAAGGGATGTATACTTGCATAACGTATAggataatttcgaacgaaacggatgTTGAGTAAATATCGTGTTCGAACAGACGCAGACAAGTCCTGGCAAGAAGATTATTTTTGAGCCGGGGTTAGGTGGATCATGCACCCCACAGCTGCACGATCCAATCGATCAACTTTACAATCCTCGATTCCGCCTACGTCCACACCGTCACCGTTCCTGCATCCGCAACAACAACAGATTCTTTACGGTCCCATCGTTAATTCGATGTTAACCCTCCAACCATGCGGAACTGGTTTGCATCCATCGTGTATTTATCCAGGAGCGCAACGTAACGCTGGTCTACCTAGTCCTGTTCCTTTGCACATACAAGGTGTAAATACGCATCCtcttaaaattcaattaatctcgTACCCCGTTTAGAAAAATACGATGCTCTCATCGTTCGTGTACAGTGTTGGACAAAATGATACCACGTTACGGATagtaatttattcgaacgatgaagAATCTAGCATTCGTAAGCATTgtttattacaatggtataaacGTTTCAAGCTGACGTTTCGGTACCCTTCGTTACGATTGTATTTGTATAAAGAAAATTTGTGAGGCCAATGTACAAGGGTAACAAGTATTACTGATcaaaattttacttatttttttatatacgaCAAACAATACATATTGTACATTTCTTTGAATATTACCGACGATAATATTTTGTCCCACACAGTACTTCCGATAAATAATGAACACGAGTATTACTTATCCCCCAAGAAGAACCATTTTCGTGCAATGCGGTTAAAGAATTaccaataataaatattctacaaaataaTCGTCGTTCAAGGTCTAAACTTACCctttcgaatatcgtaaaaatcCCCGGTGGGAGAGTCGTAGAGTCCCTTCGTCGGTTCGAGATAAAATTCACCGGTCACCCCGGTTACAAGACGGTTCCAAGTTCTCGCCCTGAAAGCGAGAGTTACCGTCTGTCCCGAGATATCGTTTCGGTTAACTAAAATTCCCGTACGATCCCACCCGTGAATCTAGGCAAAAACAACAGATGGCTACCCAAGAATAAACTCGTCCGAAATCAACAATATTgtcaacaacagcagcaacacaTTCAACAGCAGTTGTCCTACAACCTGAAACCCGTGGTCCTCCTGGATCAAACGACAAACAATGGTCCACCACCGGCTCCAACCGCCTCGTTTCTAGTTGCCTCCTCGACCTACACTCACGGCTCCTTCTCCGGCGATCAGTACAACAATTCCGGTCTCGCCTTGATACCCCAACCCTACTACAAGCCTCCAGAAGTGCCTACCTACTGTTTGCTCCAGGATCAACCGAGCaaccaacagcaacaacaaccggAGCAACCGTCTCACGGCCCCTACTACAATATCTCAGCCGCGAACAGCTGCAACTTGCAAACCGTTAACGCTCATTCGACGTTTCAGTTCTCCAATCTTAGCCCGTACGCGAACTTCGCGAACAACCAAGTCTCCGGACCGGTTCATCCGGTGCAATCCTCTCAGATCTTCCCCAATCCTCCTGCAAACGTAACCTACAGTGGCACCCAAAGGGACAAACCACCTTCGGCAACCACGCTCGACGTCTCAGCCTTCAAATGCACCAAGAGCAAAATATCCACCGTGAGCGAATCGCAGATCGCTCCGATAGCTCCCGAAGGTTACAACGACTGGCCGTTTCAAACGATCGGTTCAAACTCGGGCAACCTGTACGACGCGAAACCGATCACCGATGACGCGAACCAGGACACCGTGGTCCCTAACTCTTTGGACAAAGTCACCTCGATCGTGTCGGCCAAAACGCAGGAGGAACATTACTCCGACGAGTCCTCGGCCAGCTTCGATTTCACCATCGAGGCTGAGAAGATGGTCTCGGCCCTTTGCAACACCTCTTCGAACGATCTCTGCAAGGAGGAGACGAAAGTTACCAAACCCAATACGGCGCCGCTGTTCAACGGCGCTGGGGACACCATCTCGAACAAGAACGCCTGGTTCGCGGACCTGTGCACCAATTACGGGAGCTGCGCCTCGGTAGCTAGCCAAACTGACGGCCCTTGGGTGGACGGTGCTCAGTATCCGGAACTGTTGAGGAAGATCGTCTATTGGGGATGCACGGAAGCCGAGACCGTTCTCAACGAGAGCTCCAGGACGAACCAGAGATCCGGTTGGCTGAGAAACCTATCCACCGCCACCAAAACAGCGATCACCAAGTCGTCCACTTGCTTCCCGGTCTTCGCCGGTGACCACGTCTTCGTCGGTGATCTGATAAACTCCTTGTTGCGCATCAGCAACGGCTGGCTGATCCTCGATAATTATTTGAACAAACAACATTACCCGAGCCTGGACGAGAAGTTCGATCAGGAATTGATCAGGTGCTTTCGATCCTGGGAGAGGAACACCCACGAACTGCTCGATCGAATCGTCCGAACGTTCCTGAAGCTCGTGGAGAACAACGACACCGTCACCGTCGAGCAAAAACTCGAATCCTTCGGGACTTTCTTCCCAGGTGACGTCTCCGTCTACACGAACTGCGACCTGTTCGACCCTTCGTCGAACACCGGGACGAACACGTCGCGTCAGGAATCCAACAACAGGAAGAACGGTCGGGACTCATCGTTCAATCTTGCTCAGTTGTCGGTGGGTGGTCAGAGAAACCTGGGACATTACGATACGGAGAAACAGTCGCCACGGAAGGAGTCGAAGTCACGAAGCAAGTGGACAGTTTCCAAGAACCTACCCGTGACGGATGCTGCGAAATCCATGCCGGATACGTTCCTAGGCCAGATGGAGACCGGTGTAAAAGCGAGCAGCAGGTTCCGCTCGCGCGTAGGCACGTCCTCGGCGAAGGTCGATACCTCCGCGCAATCCTTGAACGCTGAGTTCTTTCATCTGCGAAGCAAAGTGCTCACGGAGAACAGCCAAGACTACTCCTCGAGGCAGTGGACGTTCAAGGAGAGGAAGCAGGAGTACCTCGAGGACAAAGCAGTCCCACGCGAGAACTCCGATCCCGTATTCAGACTTCAGCGCCAATTGGACGAGAGCTACGGGAACAATTACGCTCAGAAGTGTCTCTCGCGGGTCGAGTCCTCGTTTCTGAACCCGGCCATCAGCCTGGAGTCCATGTACTTCACGTCCAACAACGAGTCCGAGAACTACGATCACGGTTACACCGTGTGCCCCCCCGCCTATCACGTGGACTACAACGACAAGAATCTCCGTAACTTCGATCAGAACCAAACGGGCAAAGCCAACGTGGATCTGGTATACGTTGGGAAATCGTCGACGAACCAACTGGAGCTGGCCGCAGTCCCCAAAGATAGGATGACCTTGCTCAGTCAGATCGAGCCCAGCGTCCCGGACAAATCGTCCGAGGAGATGACCGCAAATCTCTCCGCCTGGTTCGCCAGTATGAGGAACCCCGATAGTCGTCAGATGCCGTTCATGAGTCTGGGAGACGGGAAAACGGGGAACGTGGTGACACGGTTACCACCCAGGCAGGACATGTCCAAGAACACGATGGACCTGGGCAATTGTATCAGGCAGCTGCAGATCGATGCCAATCGTCAGTTTCAGACGTTGCAGAACATGCAGAGCATACAGAGCGCCCCCTGGAACGCGTACAACTTGATCAACAATCGAATCCAGGCGCAACAAGTACCCGAGGAGTACGACAGCTCCGAGGACGGTCGAGTGTACATGAAACCGGGCAGTTACAACGTACCGAAGAAGAGACACCAGAGACGATCCAATCGACGTTTGGACAACTCGGTGACGCGGAACGCGACCAATGCGCATAGAAGTCACTATGTCAACAAAGAGAAGCTATTTGGTGCCGCTGCGTCATCGACACCGGTGTCTCGTACCACTGCGACGTCCGTTTTCGCCAACAATCCGGCGAACATGGCGATGAAGATACCTTTTCCAGCCACACCTATCGTACCACCGCCTGCTTTCTCCCTCGAGAACTCACCCACGATCCTCAAACGCTCCGACGCCCACAATTACGCCATACCCCAAGATGTCACATGGAGGGCGGCTTGCGCCTCGGCTGAGATTCTGTTGGAGGCGTTGAACGTGAAAAACGACACCGAACCCGAGAAGAAGCAACCAGGCGAGGCGCACGACGATACGaagaacgacgagaacgacgggACGCCGCAAATTCGGGACAAGTTGCCGGAAGACCTCTCGAAAACCTCGAAAGATGAACACGACGCTTGCGGTGGCGCTTCGAGCTACGAAGCCTCCGAGGACGACTCGGGATCTACCTGCCGTTTCTCGCTCAACGCTAGTGTCAACGAAACTTTGCAATCGCCTGAGAACAAAAATGGTAAACGATCGCAACAGTTGAAGGTACCGAGCGAGGAAGTTGCCGGTAAATGTCGCAGGAATCGCTGGAGAAAACGTAAAAATTCTTGATTTTCACAAGAGATCTCGCAAGAaatctttcatttttaatttttaaacaagattaaatttttaattcacggaaaaaaagaaattcatttttttaacgatttgaATCTCGAACGCGTTACTCGGGAAAGATCGCGATACGTTCGAAAAATGAAGTATTTCATCGGTATTTCACCGAGATCTTTCTACgtgtaaattatatttagatATTTATCGTTCTTCGTTGAGCATCTGTTATTCTTTACCATCTGTTCTGTTTCGTCTACGAGAACTTTTGCGATGTCTCCACCGATTCCTGAGACACGAACGCGTAACAAGGTTTCCCCTACCGCAGCCTgtacgttcgaacgatttctcCTAACGAAATACCACATAATTCGACGCATCTCGAGGAAAGACTTGCTATTCGTTTGCGATTTTCTATTATTACCGGTGCTAACGCAACGTTAGTGTACGTCGGTTACGTCTAACGCTATTATTAATTCTAATCGTTCTAATTGTTTAATGCAAACGACACTTGATACAGagaagaacgaaagagagacaCGTTCCGTTCTTCCGGCATTAAATTTCGCAACATTTTACGCAGCTGCCCGTTAACAGGTTCCAGTAAGACAAACGTAAAAACGGACTCGTGGTTAatcagaactttgaacaacGCTAGCATGGTAAACAAACagaagaaacgacgagagaacaGTTCCGATCGTCACAGCTCCGGCACCTCGAACAGTTCGCCGATGGAGGACGAGCAAACGATCTCCGTTTTGTCGTTGGCGACCGCCGCGACGACCATCGCGACGACCATCGCGACGACCGCCACGGTTAAGAGCATCCAGCAGACGACAAGCTGTTCCAGGAGAAGCTCGTTGAGCAACGTTCGAGCGTCCACATCGGAGGAGATCGAACGTGTCGCGGGGAAGGCCACTTACTCCGAGACTGTGAGACGTTACACACCGATGACCGCCACCTCGCAGTCGGAGAAGAAAGATTTCTGCAGGAAGGGCAAATTGAATGCGGCTAACGCAACGGGGAACGTCTGCAGCCCCGCCATACCGATCCCCGGACGCAAGAGTCAGAGACGAGATCCCGAGAAATCCTATTACCTCTTGCACAACAGATCCCGCAAATGCTCGGGAAAGAAAACGACCAAAGGCTGCGAGATCACCGACCAACAAACCGAAGAGATGGCCTGCACCAAGTCCAAGTGTTCGCGGAACGACACCGTGAAAGAGAATTCGCTGGTCGTTTCGTCTGCAACGTTGCAGACCGCGATAACAACGAAACACGGGAAGAAGAAGGATGGGGTCGGTTGCGTGGAGTTTCTGGACGGGAAATTTGGCGGGAAAATGAGCGATCGGGGCTGGTCCGTGTGGTACAGCTCGAAGAGGAAGCAAAGTCTCAGCCCGCTGGCGCTCAGCAAGCTGGAGACCATACACCGCACCGTTTGGCAAATGGAGGAAGCGGAGATCTTCAAGTGTCCGTCCTCGGGTGACAGTGGCGGCAGCCAGTCCTCCGCGCACACGGTTAGTTCGTTTCTGTGAgttgctggaaagatgacaCGCAGAAGGAATGAGAGAACGATTGGTCGTGGTGGATTGGGCACACTTGTACCCAGACGTGGTCTGAATTGTGGTGTGTTATTGGCCGAAATGATTATATTTGCTACTGTGCGTTCCTGGAAAGATGACATGCAGAAGGAATGCAAGTACGATTGGTCGTGGTGGATTGGGCACACTTGTACCCAGACGTGGTCTGAATTGTGGTATACGTATCATTGGTCCAAATTATATTTACTACTGTGTATTGCTGGAAAGATGTCACGCAGAAGGTATGAGAGAACGATTGGTCGTGGTGGATTGGGCACATTTGTACCCAGACGTGGTCTGAATTGTGGTGTGTTATTGGCCGAAATGATTATATTTGCTACTGTGCGTTCCTGGAAAGATGACATGCAAAAGAAATGCGAGAACGATTGGTCGTGGTAGATTGAGCACACTTGTACCCAGAGATGATCTGAATTGCGGTATACGTATCATTGGTCCAAATTATATTTACTACTGTGTATTGCTGGAAAGATGACACGCAGAAGGAATGAGAGTACGATTGATCGTGGTGGTGTATTATTGACCGAAATGATTACATTTACTACTGTAcgttgctggaaagatgacCAGCAGGAAAAATGCGATTGGTTACAGTGGATGGAGTACATTTGTACACACGCGTGATCATATTCGCGTTATATTATTGGTCAAAATGAACTATTACCAAAGAATCGCTAAAAAGAGAGTACGAGATATGTCGAAACGAAGCGAAATAATACGAAACGATGCATTAATGGAAATTACGGGAAAGTTAAAGGTAGAGGTTAGGTGGAGTATCTAAAGGTATACCTCTTGTCTCTACGCGTAAGCCATTTTTTCAGCAACGCACAGTACTAGGGCCGAACGAATTAGTTCAAAAATCTTCCGCAGTGATATATAACCATActcgttttaataaatttttaatcgtataaattttataatatcaaCGATTAATCTAAACACATTAACAATATTGATGCAATAATAGTATATTAATCAAAACACGTTAACAATATCGATGCAAATAATAGTCGCTTATCATTATTGTCAATAGTAGTAATAGTTACAAAATGTTCTTTCAGATCGAAGACTATTGTACAATCATCAAAAGCCCAATGTTCCTTGAAACTGTCGAGTATAAACTGAAGAATCGAGTTTATCATAAAGTAGAACACGCGGTTCGAGACTTTCGTCGTATCGTTTATAATTCAAAATTATATCACAAGGTTCGTAGTCTTATGTTACACAATATCGATACGTACATATTCCGCGACAATCTTTTGCCATCGTTACACACGtatacgtaaatatatatataatttatgtatTACGCGTACATATTGTTTAAatgtaaattcgatcgaaaatcgttcaGAGTTGCGAACAAAATAAACGTTTACTTAAATTGTAGAACGATCACGATCGAgtaaaaacgatcgaaacgctgTCGAAGAAACTGGAGGAATTATTCGAAGAACATTTCGCCAGTTGGGACTTCGAGAATATTAGCGGTAGCCCGAGGGAAGTTTCACCGGTGTTGCATCGATTCAAGTCGGCCGGGAAAAAGACAGTAACCGGGCGTTACGGTAACGCGAAGAAAAGTCCATCTTCCTCGGTCACGGAAAATATTTGATGATTCCTTCACTCGTGCACTCTTCTGTGCAACGTTAACCGTTCGTTTGATGAATTATCGTGACTCTAATCCACGGTGACATTTCGTTCTACGACTACAATTTATATTACCATTAGATTGAAAAATAACCGATTGCATCGAATTTATACGTGTCCAGATGGATCGAAAGTCAGGTATATCTCTAAGAGTTCATCGTAATAACACGCTCTAGTCATGCATCAGTTCGTATCGTTGTTATCATAAGCGTTCTACGTGTTCCTTTTCGCGAAGCAATTTTACCCCCTACTCCTCTCctctctcccctcccctcccctccccccccccagtTAAAGCTTTCCTCGTTTGTTTCCAAGGAACGCGAAAGTTTAAACGCTTGGTCTTTCGATGCGCCAAAACTGTGGTGCATCCGTATGGGAATATCTTAAAACACAAGAAAACAataatttcctttttttatatttattaaacgttttacgacaaGAAATAGTGACAATAATAATTACTCGGCGATATTACGATGGCCAAGGACTTTAAAGCTTAAAAATACCATAATTACTGTTAATAAAACATTTTGATTATACTCTTTTGACAAGGTTAAAATACGATTGAACCAAAATAATGCGAATAATCGAAATACACAAGGCAAAGCGATTTATCGTTTGCGTTGCGATCGACGTATACGAGAATTGTATGTCGACGGAAGGAATAGAAATActataatattaaattgtacTGTTAAACGGATAAAagatttacaaaataaaaaaagtgaaaaaattaaataacccGCGTTCTCGTCACGGACTAGAAATCATGCGCGGTACGAGTGTACCGTGTCGTAAAGTTAATGCGCATTTACTGTAGAAATGTCAGTTGTGGGGTACGAATGGTATATGCGTATGGATTGTAGGAATATCAAAAGCCGAGGGAACGGAAAGATGGCGGTCGAGCGGTAATTTCGCGATGCATGGGATATAGTTTATAAATGGGGTGTCTCACCTTCCCAAGGGATACATCGAAGCCGTAATATTATCGTGCGATGTGAGCACGCTGATCGCGACCATCCCGTGTAGCAAACCGTGTCAAGAACGGAAGGACAACGAAGCAGAAGGacggagaagagagaaagagaacggacACCCAGTTTATACGTAACGAGTGTTGAAGCGGTTCATTGCTCCGCTCTGACTTGCCAAGATGAATTGGGACTTGATGACGGTGGCGAACCTTTACCTGACGACGACCGAGCAATACTTTTACGAAAACATTTTTAGTGCTTTATGCGAAAATAATGACAATGAGAATGTGCCGGTGATCAAAGTAATCGAGCTGCTACGCTCATCAAATATACCAGGAGCTGTCATAAAGAAGGTAAATTACATCTACTCGTTATGCTTAGCCTGTCAGCTGTTGGTTTTCTGTCATACGCGCGA
The sequence above is drawn from the Ptiloglossa arizonensis isolate GNS036 chromosome 1, iyPtiAriz1_principal, whole genome shotgun sequence genome and encodes:
- the LOC143147192 gene encoding uncharacterized protein LOC143147192, whose translation is MHPTAARSNRSTLQSSIPPTSTPSPFLHPQQQQILYGPIVNSMLTLQPCGTGLHPSCIYPGAQRNAGLPSPVPLHIQGKNNRWLPKNKLVRNQQYCQQQQQHIQQQLSYNLKPVVLLDQTTNNGPPPAPTASFLVASSTYTHGSFSGDQYNNSGLALIPQPYYKPPEVPTYCLLQDQPSNQQQQQPEQPSHGPYYNISAANSCNLQTVNAHSTFQFSNLSPYANFANNQVSGPVHPVQSSQIFPNPPANVTYSGTQRDKPPSATTLDVSAFKCTKSKISTVSESQIAPIAPEGYNDWPFQTIGSNSGNLYDAKPITDDANQDTVVPNSLDKVTSIVSAKTQEEHYSDESSASFDFTIEAEKMVSALCNTSSNDLCKEETKVTKPNTAPLFNGAGDTISNKNAWFADLCTNYGSCASVASQTDGPWVDGAQYPELLRKIVYWGCTEAETVLNESSRTNQRSGWLRNLSTATKTAITKSSTCFPVFAGDHVFVGDLINSLLRISNGWLILDNYLNKQHYPSLDEKFDQELIRCFRSWERNTHELLDRIVRTFLKLVENNDTVTVEQKLESFGTFFPGDVSVYTNCDLFDPSSNTGTNTSRQESNNRKNGRDSSFNLAQLSVGGQRNLGHYDTEKQSPRKESKSRSKWTVSKNLPVTDAAKSMPDTFLGQMETGVKASSRFRSRVGTSSAKVDTSAQSLNAEFFHLRSKVLTENSQDYSSRQWTFKERKQEYLEDKAVPRENSDPVFRLQRQLDESYGNNYAQKCLSRVESSFLNPAISLESMYFTSNNESENYDHGYTVCPPAYHVDYNDKNLRNFDQNQTGKANVDLVYVGKSSTNQLELAAVPKDRMTLLSQIEPSVPDKSSEEMTANLSAWFASMRNPDSRQMPFMSLGDGKTGNVVTRLPPRQDMSKNTMDLGNCIRQLQIDANRQFQTLQNMQSIQSAPWNAYNLINNRIQAQQVPEEYDSSEDGRVYMKPGSYNVPKKRHQRRSNRRLDNSVTRNATNAHRSHYVNKEKLFGAAASSTPVSRTTATSVFANNPANMAMKIPFPATPIVPPPAFSLENSPTILKRSDAHNYAIPQDVTWRAACASAEILLEALNVKNDTEPEKKQPGEAHDDTKNDENDGTPQIRDKLPEDLSKTSKDEHDACGGASSYEASEDDSGSTCRFSLNASVNETLQSPENKNGSSKTNVKTDSWLIRTLNNASMVNKQKKRRENSSDRHSSGTSNSSPMEDEQTISVLSLATAATTIATTIATTATVKSIQQTTSCSRRSSLSNVRASTSEEIERVAGKATYSETVRRYTPMTATSQSEKKDFCRKGKLNAANATGNVCSPAIPIPGRKSQRRDPEKSYYLLHNRSRKCSGKKTTKGCEITDQQTEEMACTKSKCSRNDTVKENSLVVSSATLQTAITTKHGKKKDGVGCVEFLDGKFGGKMSDRGWSVWYSSKRKQSLSPLALSKLETIHRTVWQMEEAEIFKCPSSGDSGGSQSSAHTIEDYCTIIKSPMFLETVEYKLKNRVYHKVEHAVRDFRRIVYNSKLYHKNDHDRVKTIETLSKKLEELFEEHFASWDFENISGSPREVSPVLHRFKSAGKKTVTGRYGNAKKSPSSSVTENI